One region of Terriglobia bacterium genomic DNA includes:
- the ilvC gene encoding ketol-acid reductoisomerase: protein MAKIYYDNSADLSAICRRRVAIIGYGSQGHAHALNLRDSGVAVQVGLHQGSRSRVKAEQHDFRVLTPDRVADWADVIMIVTPDTGQPALYASAIAPHLCRGKMLMFAHGFNIHFKTIQPPGDVDVTMVAPKAPGHRVREVFVEGGGTPALMAVHQDVSGQATALTLSYAKALGCTRAGVLETTFAEETETDLFGEQTVLCGGVSALIKAGFETLVQAGYQPEIAYFECMHELKLIVDLIYRGGLSYMRYSVSDTAEHGDYTGGPRIITEQTRAEMRRILAEIQDGTYANKWIAENQAGRPWFNATRRREQDQLIEQVGAKLRSLMPFLDPIDVRAETRQEESVPAPPAGVTAAD, encoded by the coding sequence ATGGCAAAGATCTACTACGACAACTCCGCCGACCTTTCTGCCATATGCAGAAGGAGGGTTGCAATCATCGGCTACGGTTCGCAAGGCCACGCCCACGCCTTAAACCTGCGCGACAGCGGAGTCGCGGTGCAGGTCGGCCTTCACCAGGGCAGCCGCTCGCGCGTCAAGGCGGAGCAGCACGATTTCAGGGTTCTCACCCCCGACCGCGTCGCCGACTGGGCCGACGTCATCATGATCGTCACTCCCGACACCGGCCAGCCTGCGCTCTATGCCTCTGCCATCGCACCCCATCTCTGCCGCGGCAAGATGCTGATGTTTGCTCACGGCTTCAATATCCACTTCAAGACCATTCAGCCGCCCGGCGACGTTGACGTCACTATGGTCGCCCCCAAAGCGCCCGGACACCGCGTCCGCGAGGTCTTCGTCGAAGGCGGCGGCACACCGGCATTGATGGCCGTCCATCAGGACGTTTCCGGCCAAGCGACCGCGCTCACCCTGTCCTACGCCAAGGCGCTCGGCTGCACCCGCGCCGGCGTGCTGGAGACCACCTTCGCCGAAGAAACCGAAACCGACCTCTTTGGCGAGCAGACGGTGTTGTGCGGAGGCGTCAGCGCGCTCATCAAGGCAGGCTTCGAAACTCTGGTGCAAGCCGGCTATCAGCCCGAGATCGCCTACTTCGAGTGCATGCACGAGCTGAAGCTGATTGTCGATCTCATCTATCGCGGCGGGCTTTCCTACATGCGCTACTCCGTCAGCGACACCGCTGAGCACGGTGACTACACCGGCGGTCCGCGCATCATCACCGAGCAGACGCGGGCGGAAATGCGCCGCATCCTCGCCGAAATCCAGGACGGCACCTACGCCAACAAGTGGATCGCCGAAAACCAAGCGGGACGCCCGTGGTTCAACGCCACTCGCCGCCGCGAGCAGGACCAGTTGATCGAGCAGGTCGGCGCCAAACTGCGCAGCCTCATGCCCTTCCTCGACCCGATTGATGTGCGCGCGGAAACGCGGCAGGAGGAGTCCGTGCCCGCGCCACCGGCGGGAGTCACTGCCGCCGACTGA
- a CDS encoding cupin domain-containing protein, giving the protein MKFHDWDQIKADQLTALYSRKVAIGHNVTVARLEAKAGAATRMHSHLNEEVIVVLKGKWRFFLASGDVTLQADQMLTIPAGVEHGSEVLEDAVAIDVCSPARLDWINGEDRVLHYDPEQYLWAV; this is encoded by the coding sequence ATGAAGTTCCACGATTGGGACCAGATCAAGGCCGACCAGCTCACCGCCCTGTACAGCCGCAAGGTTGCCATCGGCCACAACGTCACCGTCGCCAGGCTGGAAGCGAAGGCGGGAGCGGCCACGCGGATGCACTCTCACCTTAACGAGGAAGTCATCGTGGTGCTCAAGGGCAAGTGGCGCTTTTTTCTTGCTTCCGGTGATGTGACGCTCCAAGCCGACCAGATGCTGACCATTCCGGCCGGCGTCGAGCACGGATCGGAGGTGCTGGAGGACGCCGTCGCCATTGACGTCTGTTCGCCGGCGCGGCTGGACTGGATCAACGGCGAAGACCGCGTCCTCCATTACGATCCCGAACAGTACCTGTGGGCGGTATGA
- a CDS encoding sigma-70 family RNA polymerase sigma factor, which yields MAFDSATDEEIVSQILAGEVHLFEVIVRRHTPRLLRVAVSVLRNDYDAEEVVQDTLVSAYQHLRQFAGRAKFTTWLTRIALYKALARASSRLREVRLDNEQGEEPSWLVYRGPTPEQSLSASETASLLGTAIQALPETYRRVLVMRDIHEVNTETAARTLKITETNVKVRLHRARAMLRREWERAITPQIGLADAVGLAAESATQ from the coding sequence GTGGCATTCGATTCTGCAACTGACGAGGAAATCGTCTCGCAAATTCTGGCGGGCGAGGTTCATCTGTTTGAAGTGATCGTGCGCAGGCACACACCGCGATTGCTGCGCGTCGCCGTTTCCGTGCTGCGCAACGATTACGACGCGGAAGAGGTGGTGCAGGACACGCTGGTCAGCGCGTATCAGCACCTCCGCCAGTTTGCAGGGCGCGCGAAATTCACTACCTGGCTGACGAGGATCGCGCTGTACAAGGCGCTGGCGCGGGCTAGTTCACGGTTGCGAGAGGTGCGGCTGGACAACGAGCAGGGCGAGGAACCGAGCTGGTTGGTCTATCGCGGTCCTACGCCCGAGCAGAGCTTGTCGGCCAGCGAAACCGCTTCCCTGCTGGGAACCGCGATTCAAGCCCTGCCGGAAACCTACCGCCGTGTTCTGGTCATGCGGGACATCCACGAGGTGAATACGGAAACTGCCGCGCGTACGCTGAAGATCACGGAAACGAACGTCAAGGTGCGGCTCCACCGCGCGCGTGCCATGCTGCGCCGGGAGTGGGAGCGCGCCATCACGCCGCAGATTGGCTTGGCCGACGCGGTGGGGCTTGCTGCTGAGTCCGCGACACAATAG